One Helianthus annuus cultivar XRQ/B chromosome 7, HanXRQr2.0-SUNRISE, whole genome shotgun sequence genomic region harbors:
- the LOC110866396 gene encoding uncharacterized protein LOC110866396 — protein sequence MTWLDEMDTVVDISGCAEQNIVKFVSQSFKGDALAWWRSLIQATGKIPLYSLSWDQFVALIKENFYPQHVVEKIETDFLTLVMKNLDCQAYLTSFNTMSRLVPYLVTSEPKRIARFIGGLSPKIKWNVKASTPTTFRSVVDLSLSLTLDAIRNKSAKASEEGKRKQEDESSHRSDKKRKGNSDHRKGSGFKKDNQQSGEKPKCKTCQKHHFGKCRFESKSQSQSKPIGCGICKSKDHKTLDYKKLKDATCYGCNEKGHIKTNYPKNPKKPEEAKKTNARADHEKHLRCILKLLQQEKLYAKFSKCEFWLREVQFLGHVVSESGI from the exons ATGActtggctcgatgagatggatacAGTAGTTGATATAAGTGGTTGTGCAGAACAgaatattgtgaagtttgtttcacaatcatttaagggTGACGCTTTAGCCTGGTGGAGGTCGTTAATCCAAGCTACTGGAAAGATTCCGTTGTATAGCTTgtcttgggatcagtttgtagcattGATCAAGGAAAATTTCTATCCACAGCACGTGGTGGAGAAAATCGAGACCGACTTCTTGACTCTTGTCATGAAGAACTTGGATTGTCAGGCATATCTTACGAGCTTTAACACCATGTCCCGATTGGTTCCCTATTTAGTTACGTCGGAACCGAAACGCATAGCACGTTTTATTGGAGGTTTATCCCCAAAAATCAAATGGAATGTGAAAGCATCCACACCTACCACATTCAGGTCAGTGGTAGATCTGTCTCTATCTCTCACACTTGATGCTATCCGAAACAAATCTGCCAAAGCTTCTGAGGAAGGAAAGCGAAAACAAGAGGATGAGAGTTCTCATCGCTCCGATAAGAAACGAAAAGGGAACTCAGATCATAGGAAGGGTTCTGGGTTTAAAAAGGATAACcagcagtcgggtgagaaacccaaatgtAAAACCTGCCAGAAACATCattttgggaagtgcaggtttgaaTCAAAATCGCAGTCGCAGTCAAAGCCTATTggatgtgggatctgcaagtccaaaGACCATAAGACTTTAGATTACAAGAAATtgaaagatgcaacctgttatggttgcaacgaaaagggtcACATTAAGACTAACTACCCTAAGAATccaaagaagcctgaagaggctaaGAAGACCAATGCTCGG GCCGATCATGAAAAACATCTCCGATGCATTCTTAAACTTCTTCAGCAAGAGAAGCTCtacgccaaattttcaaaatgtgagttttggctacgtgaagttcAATTTCTTGGGCATGTAGTGAGTGAGAGTGGTATCTAG
- the LOC110867687 gene encoding glutathione S-transferase T1 — translation MTLKVYCDRMSQPSRAILIFCKMNGIDFEEITINILKGEQHTPEYKAINPMCQVPTIVDGDFTLFESHAILIYLSSKYPGVASHWYPSDLVERAKVHSVLDWHHANLRRGSVGVIVNNVMLPLNGVPSNPQAAEEAAKTLEKALTVLETFWLKDGPFLAGRSQPSIADLNLVSEVMELELLSEELHDRILSPYKKVLRWVEDTKNATAPHFEEIHGVLFKKRKEIRELMAAKSGKTE, via the exons ATGACACTGAAAGTATACTGTGATCGAATGTCTCAACCGTCTCGTGCAATTCTTATCTTCTGCAA GATGAATGGGATAGATTTTGAGGAAATCACCATTAATATCTTGAAGGGCGAGCAACACACCCCTGAATATAAAG CGATAAATCCCATGTGTCAAGTTCCAACAATAGTTGACGGAGATTTTACACTGTTTGAGAG TCACGCAATTCTTATCTACTTATCTAGTAAGTACCCGGGAGTGGCTAGTCACTG GTATCCGAGTGATCTTGTTGAAAGAGCCAAGGTCCACTCCGTTTTAGACTGGCATCATGCCAATTTACGCCGTGGGTCAG TTGGAGTTATTGTAAACAATGTCATGTTACCGCTAAATGGCGTCCCATCAAACCCTCAAGCGGCCGAAGAAGCTGCGAAGACACTTGAGAAAGCATTGACGGTATTAGAAACCTTCTGGCTAAAAGATGGACCATTTTTGGCTGGAAGATCTCAACCGTCAATTGCTGATCTCAACTTAGTATCTGAAGTCATGGAACTTGAG CTTTTGAGCGAGGAGCTTCATGATCGGATATTAAGTCCCTACAAGAAAGTTCTTCGGTGGGTTGAAGATACAAAGAATGCAACCGCGCCTCATTTTGAAGAAATTCACGGGGTTTTGTTTAAAAAGCGAAAAGAAATTCGCGAACTGATGGCCGCAAAATCTGGGAAAACTGAGTGA